In the Setaria italica strain Yugu1 chromosome VI, Setaria_italica_v2.0, whole genome shotgun sequence genome, one interval contains:
- the LOC101756290 gene encoding BTB/POZ and MATH domain-containing protein 1-like gives MVARGRGNSIPVPASDNGKHFGALLESMDGADVSFTIDDKTFHAHRAVLAARSPVFKAELLGSMAEATMPNITLHEIAPATFRAMLRFMYTDALPADDELGESPTEMVRHLLAAADRYALDRLKLICAQKLWEDVSVDTVAATLSFAEMHSCPELKNKCIWLLCNGGKFQESRVDKGFRSVGATVPFNC, from the coding sequence ATGGTCGCTCGTGGGCGTGGCAACTCCATTCCCGTGCCGGCTTCGGACAACGGGAAGCATTTCGGCGCGTTGCTGGAGAGCATGGACGGGGCCGATGTCTCGTTCACCATCGACGACAAGACGTTCCATGCGCACCGAGCGGTGCTCGCTGCCCGTTCGCCGGTCTTCAAGGCTGAGCTCCTAGGTTCCATGGCTGAGGCTACCATGCCAAACATCACCCTCCATGAAATTGCCCCTGCCACATTTAGGGCCATGCTTCGGTTCATGTACACGGATGCATTGCCTGCAGACGACGAGCTTGGGGAATCTCCGACCGAGATGGTGCGGCATCTACTAGCCGCGGCTGACCGGTATGCGTTGGACCGGCTGAAGCTTATCTGTGCACAGAAGCTGTGGGAAGATGTGTCTGTTGATACGGTTGCCGCTACCTTATCCTTCGCTGAAATGCACAGCTGCCCGGAGTTGAAGAACAAGTGCATTTGGCTTCTTTGCAACGGGGGAAAATTTCAGGAAAGCCGTGTTGACAAAGGGTTTCGTTCAGTTGGTGCAACAGTTCCCTTCAATTGTTGA
- the LOC101755883 gene encoding BTB/POZ and MATH domain-containing protein 1 encodes MHWHHGAFGEVHEEAGCFGELIKQSPQNCNGRRQARATNPPGAIGPSSTFSTTADRIDVYSVSKRSHKMGQEAQATMLGSTLVEFKVDNEHNKHLAIGNAVHSDAIAVGGHMWRMNCYPCGASIHPLWPSFRSFIFNNEEGEQVEQGWRQFRSQYGIESYHVTEGYITFVCAITVVSKNSIPVPPSDLGEHLARLLDSKDGTDVSFNVDGEMFHAHRAVLAARSPVFKVGLLGSMAEATMPSIPLNDIAPAVFRIILQFMYTDKLPGDDELRTSPFEMMQHLVAAADRYAMDRLKLICAQRLWANVSVDNVAAKLACAEMYSCSELKSKCIDFFAAEKNFKKSVLTEDFLQLGQNFPSIIVELRERVGT; translated from the exons ATGCATTGGCACCACGGTGCTTTTGGTGAAGTTCACGAGGAGGCCGGTTGCTTTGGAGAACTGATCAAGCAGAGTCCGCAGAATTGCAACGGAAGGAGGCAGGCACGCGCTACGAATCCACCCGGAGCGATCGGCCCGTCGTCCACTttctccaccaccgccgacAGGATTGACG TTTATTCAGTTAGCAAGAGGAGCCATAAGATGGGGCAAGAGGCGCAAGCCACCATGTTGGGTTCAACCTTAGTCGAGTTCAAAGTGGACAATGAGCACAACAAACACCTTGCTATTGGCAATGCGGTCcactccgacgccatcgccgtcggtgggcacatgtggaggaTGAACTGCTACCCTTGTGGG gcTTCCATTCACCCCCTCTGGCCGTCCTTTCGGTCCTTCATATTCAATAATGAGGAAGGTGAACAAGTTGAACAGGGGTGGCGTCAGTTCCGTTCGCAATATGGAATAGAGAGTTATCATGTAACAGAGGGATACATCACGTTTGTATGCGCTATCACGGTAGTAAGTAAGAACTCTATTCCCGTGCCGCCTTCAGATCTTGGAGAACATCTTGCGAGGCTACTTGATAGCAAGGATGGGACGGATGTATCATTCAATGTCGACGGCGAGATGTTCCACGCACATCGAGCGGTGCTTGCTGCACGTTCACCAGTCTTCAAAGTCGGGCTCCTCGGATCCATGGCTGAGGCTACAATGCCATCCATCCCCCTAAATGACATCGCCCCTGCAGTTTTCAGAATCATTCTTCAGTTCATGTACACTGACAAGTTGCCTGGAGATGACGAACTTAGGACCTCTCCCTTCGAGATGATGCAGCATCTAGTAGCCGCGGCTGACCGGTATGCAATGGACCGGCTGAAGCTCATTTGTGCACAGAGATTGTGGGCCAATGTGTCTGTCGATAATGTTGCTGCTAAATTAGCTTGTGCTGAAATGTACAGCTGCTCGGAGTTGAAGAGCAAGTGCATTGACTTCTTTGCAGCTGAGAAAAATTTCAAGAAGTCCGTCTTAACAGAGGATTTTTTGCAGTTGGGTCAGAATTTCCCATCGATTATTGTGGAACTGCGAGAGAGGGTTGGGACATGA